One genomic region from bacterium encodes:
- a CDS encoding pentapeptide repeat-containing protein, protein MDADKLNAVLDKHAKWLNNEEGGERADLSEANLARANLRWADLRGASLQGADLQYANLQG, encoded by the coding sequence ATGGATGCCGATAAATTGAACGCTGTGCTGGACAAGCACGCCAAGTGGCTGAACAACGAAGAGGGCGGCGAAAGGGCCGATCTCAGCGAGGCCAATCTCGCCCGGGCCAATCTGCGCTGGGCTGATCTCCGGGGCGCCAGTCTCCAGGGCGCCGATCTCCAGTACGCCAATCTCCAGGG